A genomic window from Oryctolagus cuniculus chromosome 12, mOryCun1.1, whole genome shotgun sequence includes:
- the NGDN gene encoding neuroguidin isoform X2, whose translation MAAPGVLEADLPAAVTLLKNLQEQVMAVTAQVQALTKKVKAGAYPTEKGLSFLEVKDQLLLMYLMDLSHLLLDKASGGSLQGHAAVLRLVEIRTVLEKLRPLDQKLKYQIDKLVRTAVTGSLSKWGTTINLFAVMFLLQLSSEDEEEDEVEDGQSSGKKSAKGASKKYVPPRLVPVHYDETEAERERKRLERAKRRALSSSVIRELKEQYSDAPEEIRDARHPHVTRQSQEDQHRINYEESMMVRLSVSKREKGRRKRASVMSSQLHSLTHFSDISALTGGAAHLDEDQNPVKKQKRIPKKGRKKKGFRRRR comes from the exons ATGGCGGCGCCG GGGGTGTTGGAGGCGGACCTGCCGGCCGCCGTGACCCTCCTGAAGAACCTGCAGGAGCAG GTGATGGCTGTAACTGCACAGGTGCAAGCACTGACCAAAAAAGTTAAAGCTGGAGCCTACCCTACAGAGAAG GGACTCAGCTTCCTAGAAGTGAAAGACCAGCTGCTGCTCATGTACCTCATGGATCTGAGCCACCTCCTCCTGGACAAGGCATCGGGAGGGTCTCTGCAGGGGCACGCTGCAGTTCTGAGACTGGTGGAGATTCGCACG GTTTTGGAAAAACTTCGTCCTTTGGACCAAAAACTGAAGTATCAAATCGACAAACTGGTGAGGACCGCAGTGACAGGCAGCCTCAGTAAGTGGGGGACCACCATCAATTT GTTTGCAGTCATGTTCCTCTTGCAGTTGAGCTCTGAGGATGAAGAGGAAGATGAAGTGGAGGATGGGCAGTCGTCAGGGAAGAAATCTGCAAAAGGAGCGTCTAAGAAATACGTCCCACCGCGCCTGGTTCCAGTGCACTACG ATGAAACAGAGGCCGAGCGGGAGAGAAAGCGGCTGGAACGAGCCAAGAGGCGGGCATTGAGCAGCTCCGTCATCCGCGAACTGAAGGAGCAGTACTCAGACGCGCCTGAGGAAATCCGCGATGCTCGCCATCCTCATGTTACGCGCCAGAGTCAGGAGGACCAGCACAG GATTAACTATGAGGAGAGCATGATGGTGCGCTTAAGCGTCAGCAAGCGAGAGAAGGGACGGCGAAAGCGCGCGAGTGTCATGAGCTCACAGCTTCATTCCCTCACGCACTTCAGTGACATCAGTGCCTTGACCGGAGGAGCTGCTCACCTTGATGAG GATCAGAATCCTGTCAAGAAGCAGAAGAGGATACCTAAGAAAGGGCGGAAGAAAAAAG GTTTTCGGAGGCGGCGGTGA
- the NGDN gene encoding neuroguidin isoform X1, with protein MAAPGVLEADLPAAVTLLKNLQEQVMAVTAQVQALTKKVKAGAYPTEKGLSFLEVKDQLLLMYLMDLSHLLLDKASGGSLQGHAAVLRLVEIRTVLEKLRPLDQKLKYQIDKLVRTAVTGSLSENDPLRFKPHPSSMMSKLSSEDEEEDEVEDGQSSGKKSAKGASKKYVPPRLVPVHYDETEAERERKRLERAKRRALSSSVIRELKEQYSDAPEEIRDARHPHVTRQSQEDQHRINYEESMMVRLSVSKREKGRRKRASVMSSQLHSLTHFSDISALTGGAAHLDEDQNPVKKQKRIPKKGRKKKGFRRRR; from the exons ATGGCGGCGCCG GGGGTGTTGGAGGCGGACCTGCCGGCCGCCGTGACCCTCCTGAAGAACCTGCAGGAGCAG GTGATGGCTGTAACTGCACAGGTGCAAGCACTGACCAAAAAAGTTAAAGCTGGAGCCTACCCTACAGAGAAG GGACTCAGCTTCCTAGAAGTGAAAGACCAGCTGCTGCTCATGTACCTCATGGATCTGAGCCACCTCCTCCTGGACAAGGCATCGGGAGGGTCTCTGCAGGGGCACGCTGCAGTTCTGAGACTGGTGGAGATTCGCACG GTTTTGGAAAAACTTCGTCCTTTGGACCAAAAACTGAAGTATCAAATCGACAAACTGGTGAGGACCGCAGTGACAGGCAGCCTCA GTGAGAATGACCCACTTCGTTTTAAGCCTCATCCCAGCAGTATGATGAGCAAG TTGAGCTCTGAGGATGAAGAGGAAGATGAAGTGGAGGATGGGCAGTCGTCAGGGAAGAAATCTGCAAAAGGAGCGTCTAAGAAATACGTCCCACCGCGCCTGGTTCCAGTGCACTACG ATGAAACAGAGGCCGAGCGGGAGAGAAAGCGGCTGGAACGAGCCAAGAGGCGGGCATTGAGCAGCTCCGTCATCCGCGAACTGAAGGAGCAGTACTCAGACGCGCCTGAGGAAATCCGCGATGCTCGCCATCCTCATGTTACGCGCCAGAGTCAGGAGGACCAGCACAG GATTAACTATGAGGAGAGCATGATGGTGCGCTTAAGCGTCAGCAAGCGAGAGAAGGGACGGCGAAAGCGCGCGAGTGTCATGAGCTCACAGCTTCATTCCCTCACGCACTTCAGTGACATCAGTGCCTTGACCGGAGGAGCTGCTCACCTTGATGAG GATCAGAATCCTGTCAAGAAGCAGAAGAGGATACCTAAGAAAGGGCGGAAGAAAAAAG GTTTTCGGAGGCGGCGGTGA
- the NGDN gene encoding neuroguidin isoform X3: MAAPGVLEADLPAAVTLLKNLQEQGLSFLEVKDQLLLMYLMDLSHLLLDKASGGSLQGHAAVLRLVEIRTVLEKLRPLDQKLKYQIDKLVRTAVTGSLSENDPLRFKPHPSSMMSKLSSEDEEEDEVEDGQSSGKKSAKGASKKYVPPRLVPVHYDETEAERERKRLERAKRRALSSSVIRELKEQYSDAPEEIRDARHPHVTRQSQEDQHRINYEESMMVRLSVSKREKGRRKRASVMSSQLHSLTHFSDISALTGGAAHLDEDQNPVKKQKRIPKKGRKKKGFRRRR; the protein is encoded by the exons ATGGCGGCGCCG GGGGTGTTGGAGGCGGACCTGCCGGCCGCCGTGACCCTCCTGAAGAACCTGCAGGAGCAG GGACTCAGCTTCCTAGAAGTGAAAGACCAGCTGCTGCTCATGTACCTCATGGATCTGAGCCACCTCCTCCTGGACAAGGCATCGGGAGGGTCTCTGCAGGGGCACGCTGCAGTTCTGAGACTGGTGGAGATTCGCACG GTTTTGGAAAAACTTCGTCCTTTGGACCAAAAACTGAAGTATCAAATCGACAAACTGGTGAGGACCGCAGTGACAGGCAGCCTCA GTGAGAATGACCCACTTCGTTTTAAGCCTCATCCCAGCAGTATGATGAGCAAG TTGAGCTCTGAGGATGAAGAGGAAGATGAAGTGGAGGATGGGCAGTCGTCAGGGAAGAAATCTGCAAAAGGAGCGTCTAAGAAATACGTCCCACCGCGCCTGGTTCCAGTGCACTACG ATGAAACAGAGGCCGAGCGGGAGAGAAAGCGGCTGGAACGAGCCAAGAGGCGGGCATTGAGCAGCTCCGTCATCCGCGAACTGAAGGAGCAGTACTCAGACGCGCCTGAGGAAATCCGCGATGCTCGCCATCCTCATGTTACGCGCCAGAGTCAGGAGGACCAGCACAG GATTAACTATGAGGAGAGCATGATGGTGCGCTTAAGCGTCAGCAAGCGAGAGAAGGGACGGCGAAAGCGCGCGAGTGTCATGAGCTCACAGCTTCATTCCCTCACGCACTTCAGTGACATCAGTGCCTTGACCGGAGGAGCTGCTCACCTTGATGAG GATCAGAATCCTGTCAAGAAGCAGAAGAGGATACCTAAGAAAGGGCGGAAGAAAAAAG GTTTTCGGAGGCGGCGGTGA